The DNA segment tataCATTTCTCCAAAAATTCATAACTTCAAAGAGTGTGGTGGTGAGCACGTGTATGTATACGTGTTTGTGTCTATACATACCTATGCACTCTTTCTCAGGCATATATACACTTTCTCAGCCCCAAAATAACATAAACAAATATTATGGTCATAGCACCTTATACTACAATCTGAATATTGAAATCCATGGCAAATATTCTCCTAGGAGTTGCTTAAAATGACTGCTATCGAAACAGTTCGTGCCGGTAGTCTTTTTTTCACCGTGTTTGTATAAAGGAAGCATGATGgggaagaaaatgctgtcaaaGCACATATATTTACAATTATCCTCAGATAACTTTCAGCAATATTTAGCTAGTTCTAGTCAGAGTGAAACTGCATTGTTCACAAAATAACAAAGTGACAGAACAGAATTCTACTCAGTGTTTATAAAGAAGCCTAACGGAGTATAAAGTGAAAACTACTCTGTAcattacctttcttttttaagcttAGTAGCCTGTGTTGCCACATTCCGCTTTTTCTCAACAAGTCcagccaaattattttttatgttattttgtttttaccttaaaattataaatagtaCGTTAGAGAAACTGTAAAAGTActacatttaatatttttaattaaagatccTAAGCATGCCTAGATAACCAGTGAGGCCTTTAGATGCCAATGCAGATTTTAAACAGCATAACACACATGATGAAATGAGATAAGAATTTAAATGTCACCTTTTTGTGGCAAGAGCTTCATGCTTGGTGGTAATTATCCATCTACCTATCCACTGAACTGAAGgaaatgatgcttttttttcctcaaccgtctctgaaagaaaataatctaaatgTTATTTCAAAGTACTGCTCCCTTGGTGCCATCTCTCATTGgtttacttttaaattacaagtgctggttttctttcagaGCACCACTGATTCACAGAAATTATTCgctgaattttttattattctccTTTATCAAATATATTGTctcaagaaagacaaagcaTTTAGATCTGAATAgataaaaatgacaggaaataaGGTGACAGCTGGTTAAGAGTAAAATTGTTTGGTATACATCATAATTTATTTCATCAAAACATTCTGTTTCTAGGGCAGCTGGAAAGAGCAGAGTGATCCCATTTatgaaaatacttgttttctctctgctatattttttatattttaagaaatcctGTGAAATAATCAAACCTTCCTGCTGACTAAGAAATTCTCTCAGGGCTGGCATCGCACACCTTGTTCGTGGTGTGGAGCTACAAGTAACGTGCTCTAATATGCTTGAGATAGATTCAATATTCCTATTTCTTTCCTCGAGATCAGCCTGGCCCCTGTAACCACAGgacaggcaggagctgtggcagGTAGACATTGTTATTTAGATCAGTTTAGATAAGAAGCTGTCAAAACATGGCAAATAAATAGACACAAGTGATAAGCAATAGCTGCCTTTTTAACCAAAGCAGATTTTATCCAACCAAACGGTATGTCATGGATAATGGATATTCTGTGCTGCACCTTTGGGATGGAAGAATGCAGAGAGCAAGGAAAGGCCCCTTATATTCTTTCAGGTAGCTAGACAAATCTAGCTAAATAAATCAGTAAACTTTTCagcaaatcaaagcaaattTAGCAAAAAGGCGTTACTCCCTTCTCCACTCACGTcatattatataaataaatcagcGCGCTGGCTCTCCAGTAAATTTGGCATACTTTTCAGGAACAAAGTGAAAATCATTTCTAGTAACTGGCGCTTCACACTATTGTAAAAATGTTGTTGCCTCCTTCCTTGGTCACGAAAGGGATTTTtgcctaaaggaaaaaaaaaaaaaaatcacttgtccctccccctccctttttgAGCACGTATGTCTGAAAACAAGTCAGAAACATAATATATTCTGCTTCTGATTTTCAAGAACTCTTAATGTTCATGTTTTCACTACTAATACAaacttccattaaaaatatttaaaatacggATGATATACTGCCCAAAGTAAAACATTAATGCACAGTAAAAGGATCTGGAAAAGGAATCAGAGATTCCTTAAGTCTGTGCCTTTCATCTCCCGTTGGATGACATGCTTCTAAAACTGGTTCAGAAGAATTCATAACTGTATACACATGGGCATTATTTGCCCTAGAATTGCTACCCCAAAACACAAAGACTAAAACTAAATAAACCACTTGTTTTGAATTGtatttacaaattttaaaaccCTAATTGTATAATTCTCTCTTCATATTAGTGACTCTGTGTAGAAGAACTGCTGTTTGTTCCatggcaaattaaaaaaattattttgtttacatGAAGGCAGGCTAAGTTTTCAGAGCCGGAGATCTCCATgctgctcttttcctctttctccattTCACATCATCTCTCTCCTATTCCATTCTAACTTTTTATATAGTGAAACACTTAGGGCAGACCAAATATGTATAAAACATCTTAATGTCAAAGAAGCTAAAACGTAGCTTGAAGTAGTTTCATGCACCGCATGTGGCCCATAATcccaaaagtaatttaatttaatcacattttcttacacttaaaaatattttttttcctcccttgtgaCTGTGTGAAAGACTCACacagacagaggagaaaaccaGCTAACTAACATTGTTGAAAGAAGCAGTGAAATACTAACTCATTCCACCGAGCCTACAGTACTTACGGAAGTCTCATACCAGAGAATAAAGGTAACTGTGAACCAAAGTGCTCTTATGAGGTGCCAAAAGTGTTATTTAAAGATCGATTTGCAGGTTTTAAGTTTGAATTTCATTACTCTTGTAAATTTATCAGATCTTTAgtactatttttaaaagacattaacTTCTcatgaaagtaaaaaattaacTGAACTCTGTTTATGAAAGATTCTACTCATATACTgcctatttaatttttattctaccTTCTTCATAACAATATCTGAAGctttaagtaaaaaatacttattaCATTCTTCCGTTCTTATTGCTCATTCACCACATAAATCATGGgtcttcctctctctgcctttatAGCAGCCAGCTGTGgttttagaaacaaattattATGACTTCAACTGACGAAtaaacagcagaagcaaaagagGTCTTGAGATACTATCCACATAAAAATGCCACTAATAAATATCATAGGGAAAGAGAACTACAGCAAAGCTGTAAAAAAATCAGCTCTGCATCTAGACAAGATGCATTCCTTTTCTCTAAGACGAAATACTAAATTTTAAAGGAACAGCCCTGATTTGAACACTATTAaatcacaataaaatatttttgagcaaCAGCTCTGTGACTGCATAAACATATACGGAAttattttaacaacaaaaatagaactgtattttttttcccctgcttctgAACATAGTGAAGCCagtgaaattctgaaaaatcatACTAGATTTTACGCAAGATCTCACATCATGGCTAGCAGAACTGTCAACTAaatttcaaagaacacaaacatattctctcctctcttcacaTCTATCCAACAAAAAGTTAGTGGGGATTCCACAAGAGTCACTGGAGGCTGGATTTGAGACTATCTGAGCTGCACGGACAAAAACAGGAACAAGAACGTCCTTCAAGCCCTAAATTGTTTTAAACCGTTTCTGAGAATGCTTATGTAAGAAAGCCCATGTTTGTTCCTCAGACCTCATTTTAAATTTGTGGTACTGTCAGTGattaaatccatcttttttttcataagctgactaaattaaattcaaaatcaCCCAGGTATTACAAACAGATGAAACCATACTGACAAGTTCACTTAacaaagtagattttttttttccccccctccaattAATTTGCTTAATCACTAAATACAGCACTTATTTCTGAAGAGAACTATTAACTCTAGTGCTCTTCACTCGCCCCCCgatgtttaaaaattataatatcTACTACAAAAGCTTGCAGGAACCGTCCTCCACGgtacctttttcctttttttctctctcctttctttttctttaaagaaactttGAATTCCAGGAGGTACCAGGGAGCACCCAAGGCAGGAGCGTCCCTTTGGGAGCTTTCCCAGTGCGGGACACCTGGAGCTCAGTGCATTTATCTCTATAACAACAAAGGCTTCCCCACCCAGTTTTTAATGAGATTATTTTGTATCATTGTATACTATTTTTTTACCCCTGAAGACTTTAAAAAGACATCTTTCTGCCGTCAAACccaaaaagcactgcagaacaCCTCCGTGAAATTCGCAGGGAGCCCTGACCTGCAGCCAAGGGCGAAGGaactgggggggtgggggggtgggggaagggggaaagccCAATCCAGCTACTTTGACTTTGtttcccattcttttctttcctaattctTTTTGTAACCTTCTAAAGCCCCTCCCGGGGCAGGGACAGAAGGTGCCTGCGGTCACCGAGCAGCACCAGCGGCTCCAGCTTTGCACCCAACGTCCCCCCGACACCGTGAGACGGgggtttatttaaaagaaaaacaaaacaaaaatacaaaatatcgTGGAagaggattggggggggggggatcgGCGCGCGCATCGCATCGCAATGGCTGTTCGGAGCAGAGAGGTATTTAGCGCCGGAGGGCgaaaaggggggggggcggggatgAGGGTGGGGTGTCTCGGGAGCTCCGGCCGCCCCGGGTTCCCTGGCACCGGGCTCCTTCGGCACCGAAattcccccacccctccctttGCCGGCGCTGCCGGCCGCTCAGGTGCCCGCAGGGGGAGGGACGGGGGGTGCGCGATCCCCCGGGCACTGACCTGCTCGctccggggagggggggaggaggaaaagaggtgtgggtggaggaggaggaggaggaggaaggctaGGAAAGCGCTGCCCTGGCTCCGGCTGGCCGCGCTCGCGGTGGAGGCGCCGGAGCGGGTCCTGTCACATGATGCGGTTCCTGGAAAGTTCCTGGAAAGCAGCCTTTGTATGGAGCCATCCcgggaggggtggggagaagtggaaggggggggtgggggggtggagGATGCCTTCGCCTCGCAATCAAAGGCGAACAGACCGCCCGCGCCggagagaaagggggggagCGCAGAGCGTTGTTTCGCCGGGAGCGCCCGGCAGCCGCTCTTGTCCCCCCGGTGCCCGGGCAGCGAGGACAACCTGACCGCCTCCAGGCGGCCCCAGCCCCGTCCCGCACAGCCCGGGTGAGTcccgtccgtccgtccgtccccCGCCCCGCGGTGCCCGCCACCACCAAGGCTTCCCCCTCCTCAAGCTAAAGGCAGGCTGCCCCGGCGCTCGTCGCTCTCGCCGTCCGCTCCGagctcccttctttcccttcgCCTCCAGGCTTCTTTCCCTTCGCCTCCAGGCTTCTTTCCCTTCGCCTCCAGGCTTCTTTCCCTTCGCAAGGGGTCGCGCCGGGGCAGCATCTCCCACCTGCGCCCGGCGGCCCCGCACCTGCGCCCGGGACGGGGATGCCGAGGGGGGTGTTACCGTGTGCGTGTGCCCGCATAGGTCGCGATAGAAACCCGGCAGAGCGACCTGTCCGCTGCCAATAAAGGTGAATTTGGACAAAGTTTCTCAGCTTCCCGCAGCGGGACTTGTGACGGAAGGGGCTCCCTCGGCAGAAACCCTCACCTGGCGGCGGCTGCGCACCTGGAGGCGGAGGCTCTGCCCGGTTCCCGTCCTGGTTCTCCCCGGGAGCCCCTTCCCCGGCTGGGACCCCCCTCCCCGGCGCTGTCCGGCTTCCCAGCGTCACAGTGGGAGAGCGAGCAGCTCTTTTTGTTCCTCCCGTTCGCTTCGGCGGAGCGGAaagatcatttttttcccccacaataTCAGCGCTTAATGGGACGGGAAAAGCACGCTTCCTCCCCCGCGCTAAATATATCGCAGCCTCCCCCCGAGGAGCCCGGGAGAGGCTCGCTCCCACCCCGGGAGCTCCCCTCCCGTTCCTAGAGGTCTGGCTTCACGTTCCGCGCTTAGTGCGAGCCGGAGACCCGCCGCGCCCCgtgccgcccccgccccgctcctACCTTGAGGTGCCCGGCTCTCCTCCCGCATCTCCGAACGCCCCTTCCCCGGCCGAGCGTTTGCGGATCAGCGGCTTTGCCTCTACGGAAAGGGGAGGTCGCCGCCGGCGGAGGGGAGCCGGGGCCGTGGCGGGCGGCGGGGGGAGGCGATGTCCTTCCCACGCTCGGTGATCTCTCGCCTCGGGATGCCGGCGAGCTCCGGGAGCGCTCCGGGAGTGGGGCTGGCCGCTAACCCTGCTCTCTCTCCGCTCGCAGGCAGCTCCCGGGCCGGGGGCCGGGGCGATGCGCCCGGCGAGGCGCTGAGCAGGGCGAAGCGGAGCCCTCGGGCGGCCCCCGCCCATGACCCTGCGCTCCGGCGGGTCCCTGCGGAGCTCGGAGGGCGCCTGGGAGCGCCCCGGGGCGGCGGCGGAGCCCcgtgaggagcagctggacgCGGCCATGGACGAGCTGCGGCGGGCAGGTAAGCGCCGGCCGCGGGGGAGCAGCCCGGCCGTGCCCAGGGCGGGGGAAGGAAGGCGGCGGGGAGATGCTTTGCGAAGCGAAAGCACCGGGACCGCTCGAGGGCAGGAGCGGCCGCCGCATCCTCGCGTACCTGCGCTCCCCCGGCGGGAGGAGGGTTGGGTTCTCGCCTTCATCCCTTCCCCGCTAGGGCCACAGCCGCTCCGGCCAAGTTTTCTTACCCCTCTCTTAGCGATATTCTCATTTAATGCAACGGGAAAAGCGCTCGAGGCGCCGCCGCTGCCCCCGCATCCGCCGGAGCGGCTCGCTCCCTCCCCGGGCTCCAGTTCCCAGAGGGAATTTGCCAGGCAAAGCTCATTTCAGCAGAAGCCGACCTAGATTTACCTGGaacagggtttgtttttttttttgcgggCTGCCAGGTTGTGCCGTGCGGGAGGCATCGGCCTTAGCCCCACGGGGCGGTGCGGGCAGGTTTGTGTGCGTGCGCAAAGCTGAAGATAAACGGGGATCTGGAAGGGTCTGTCAGAATAAGATGCTTTGTAAAGCAAAGGAATtgaaatagcaaataaaaattgACCATGCCTGCAGGATTTCAGCTTTCAAACAACAAAGGGAACGGGTTATAACAAATGCATCAGCCAACGAGCAcattttttgaaacaaacaaacaagactAAACAAACCCCACTTTCTCTTTACAGGATGGTACTGGGGCAACATGACTGTTGCTGAAGCCAAAGAGAGATTACAGGATGCTCCTGAAGGGACCTTCTTGGTTAGGGACAGTTCACATTCAGAGTACCTGCTGActatttcagtaaagacatCAGCAGGACCGACCAATCTGCGTATAGAATATCAAGATGGCAAGTTTAGACTGGACTCTATCACTTGTGTCAGATCTAGACTTAAACAGTTCAACAGTGTCGTGCATTTGATTGAGTACTATGTTCTTATGTGCAAGGACAGAACCGAAACGCCTTCAAATGGGACAGTTCATCTCTACTTGAACAAACCTCTCTATACATCTGCTCCGTCTCTGCAACACCGCTGCAGAATAACAATAAACAAATGTACAAATCAGATCTGGGAGCTGCCGTTACCAACACGACTGAAAGAGTACTTGAAAGAGTACCAATACCAGGTATAAATATCTTTTCTAAATGCCTCTAATGTAGAGTAACTTTTAAATGCAATTCTTAAAATCAGCCAAAGAACTGAGTAACCAGTTGTACAACTCAGCATGGAATTCACTATCAAAACAGTGGCAGTTCTGGGggaaaggtttttatttcagatgccACAAAGGGAGACTTTATGTAGAATAATCCCAGCTTGCATCCTCGGGGGTTTGACAAGGTGGCTTGCTATTCTTGCAAGGAGAGAGAAGCCAGGAATCTGCCCAGATTGTGTTGCTTTGTCAATGGCATAAAATATTGCACTGTGTCAAATGCTAATTGAAGTAGTGGGAACGGGGGAGACTGCAGAAGTGGTCAGAGACATGTGAGAGTGCATAAGTATCTCAGTTGCCTGATTCCAAGATTAATTTGGTGCTGGTGTTTATATAATCCTGAAAGCTTAACTGGATCACACTGTGATAATCTTGCCAAAGTTATGCAACTAATCAAATGCAGTCAAAAAAGTGATCATCTATTCATTTTTTATTGAATTATAATTCTTGTGCTTTTCTGCAAGCAAAGGAGTACTCTAAGCAATCAGTTTAAGACATTGTTTTTCAAAGTTCTCTAAAAGCTGACCTTAAGGAGAAATGCCACTTCTTTCATAATAACCCAGTATATGTTGCCGATTATACCAGATTGGTATCCCAGAATCTTTGTTAACATGTTAACATCTTCCCAGAGGTGATATATCCATGTTATTACTATTAAGCGTCTTTTGGTTGAGGCTTTAGGACTGTATGCTGCAGACTTGCAGATGCTCAGTTCCAATGTCAAAACATGAATATCAGCAGTTACAGCTGTCTTCTACAGTgtagaatattttcttcagcttctttccCAAATTTGTGGGGAAATatagatttggggttttttttgggaaggggggtgggaggtgtttattttttctttaattttcttctaattcaCCATTGTGGCTGTCAGACTATTACTcaataaagtaaattaaattgcACAATGATCTCCCAATCTTTGTACGTATGGATTTTCTACTGTCCAAGAAAGAGTGATCTTATGAACCTATATAATTTCCCAGCTAATAGTTAAACAAATGCACATGTATCAGTGAGGATGAATACTCCAGCTTTCCCTTTGTGGTGCTGCTCAGAGGTATAGCTGGATTATGTTTGGATTCGTGTCTTGGAGGCTGCCTGCTGAATTCCTGAAGTTAGGTATTAGCACAGGACATCACTTTTTGTGTCACAGTAGTCCTCCAAATGTGATGGAGGGACTAAGATCATCAGTACCCACTCCTCAATCTAAATGTAAAGTATTTAATAGAAGGCGTATTCAGGATGAGAATAATAGGAGAGCAGtaaagagagaaacaaggaCATAGATTCATCCTCAGTCGACCATTTCATAGTTTTAACTCTTTCTCTCacttactttttaattaaagcaaataGACTGTGTTTGAACAAGGAGGGTTGTCAAGACTTGCTGAAATCTAGCCCTGCCCAGGCTGAAAtagaaacaacataaaataatcttcttgttttccttgtggCTTAACTGCTCTGTAGTACAGTCAAGATGCTGTGTCCCTTCTCATAAACTCTGGGGCACTAACCAGCTTACTTTGTTGCATGATTTAAACTCCCAGTGTTATGTATGCAGTTTTGTCATTAACATGCTGGCATAAACGAGAAACACGGCCATTGAGACAAAGCAGACACTAAGAACCCGAGGCAGAGGGGATAATCCCTTGGTGTGGCAAATACTTGACATGTTGTTGTTCTCTCTGTGGAAAAGGTGGcttttctcccttgtcctccAGGGCTTCAATTCTCTCTCCCTATTTTTAATGCAAGCTTTAGGGGCAAGTTGtctcctgaaaaacaaaacaagagtttatttgtaaaatttttCCCTGTGTCCTGCCAAAATGTAGCAGATCATTGGAAGTTTTTCAAATAACATGGTGCCCATCCCAGAAAAAACTCTTGTATTCCAGATACGTGTTGTAAGGACATGGTTCTTCTATGCTTGTCATCTGCCTTGTTAGTATCTGCCACTCTGAAACTGAGGAGCTTTTCCTGTGAGTAGTGCTTGTGAAAGAACCTTATTCCTTGCAACACTTCTAATTAATCTATTTTCTTACAGTTATTGTCTAGCTCTGCCTTGATATGAGATAGCTGCTATTTGGAGTAACTTCTGTTGCAGTAAGGAAACATGCTAACCTGCTGCAACGTTAACCTTCTGCTACTTGGCATTTTTAGCCAAGGTGATATTCGGTGGTCATATGCTTGGGGTCTCTTTCGTGAATACCTTATGCTAAGGTCCCTCAAGATAAGTTCCCTCCAGGCTAGACCCTGGCCCAGGGAGTTAAAATCACCAATACCAATGCTGGAACAAGTAGACTGAGAAGATAAGAGCTTTGGGGTGCAATGAGACCATTGTGGTGTGTATATACAGGAAATTTGTTATGGCTCATTGCTGGCAGCTTGCTGTAAGCAGTCACAGGCCAGGTGTATTCCACAGCCGAGCCAAGCTCTGAGGAATGACACAGGGCAGATGCAGGACTGCTCCCTGAGCTTTTTATTAGTGGTGCTCCAACGCATGAG comes from the Cuculus canorus isolate bCucCan1 chromosome 1, bCucCan1.pri, whole genome shotgun sequence genome and includes:
- the SOCS2 gene encoding suppressor of cytokine signaling 2, with the translated sequence MTLRSGGSLRSSEGAWERPGAAAEPREEQLDAAMDELRRAGWYWGNMTVAEAKERLQDAPEGTFLVRDSSHSEYLLTISVKTSAGPTNLRIEYQDGKFRLDSITCVRSRLKQFNSVVHLIEYYVLMCKDRTETPSNGTVHLYLNKPLYTSAPSLQHRCRITINKCTNQIWELPLPTRLKEYLKEYQYQV